The Candidatus Thermoplasmatota archaeon DNA window CAGTGAGCTGATCCACTGCAGTCCATGAACCTATGAGGATAACCAGAAAATAGACGGGGCGTTTCACATTTTTGATGATTTCATCATCGAGTGTCGTTTTTGTTTTTTTCGCCCATCGTGAAAAATAATGTTCAAAGACATGATATACAATCCAACCAAAAACCAATGCAATTGCAAACAGAAGAAACGCTGCAAAACCTTGGCCAACAACAGGATCTACAATAATATTGTTTTCTCTAAAAATTTGATTGATTTGTTCACCAAGATTCACTGTCACATTCATTAAAATCAAACACCATATAGGGTATTGTGGTTTTTTAATTTTTAGTTTTTGATTTTGAAAATTCAATCGATGCATGCGACATTGGGACAGAATTAATCCGGGCGTATTCTTGTGATAAAAATATTGTGAAAGAATGCGGTAGAAAATAATGCTATTTCTCGTCGATCTTCTCGTTTCTGTCTCACCAGACCGCCAAAACGTCT harbors:
- a CDS encoding ISNCY family transposase, which produces RRFGGLVRQKREDRREIALFSTAFFHNIFITRIRPD